The genomic segment acaagcttAATTTGACGACGTGATGAATCAAAGTATTTGGACTTAAACAACGTCCTCATATTTTGTCACGACTCAGCTGGAGGTGGTGGCTCTTCTGTTCACTGATGTGCTTCTCGTGACCAAAGTGCAAAAGAAAACCGAGAGACTGAAGGTGGTTCGGCCCCCTCTGGCCTTGGACAGAACGTACTGCATTGCGCTCAAGGATAACTGTGAGTCCAGCCATTCGGATTCAAATCACGAGCGGGGGCCGTGGATCCACGAGAcactccccccctccaccttcTGGCAGGTTCCTTTCTTCTGGTGGAGGTCGGAGAACTTTGGTGTCCCGTCAATGTCTACATCTTCACAGCCGGTACCTCGGAAAGTTGCTCCAGTTGGGTGTCCGCCATTCATCAGGCAAAGGTAAAGCGAGTCTTCCGAATCTTGAAACTCGAGACTTCTTCGTGCCGCTCACATATTTTCATCGACATCACCCTGCCAGGTGATACTGAGGACCATGAGGAGGGAGGGCGATAGTAGGCAGTCgtcggtaaaaaaaacaacatccgcCGCGGTTGACGAGACGTACGCGCTGATCTCGGAAGAGGAAGGCTTTTCGGACCTCGGCCCCCGTAAACGGGAAGTCTCTCAGTTGGTAAACGGCGCCCATGCGTCGAAACACGCGTCGGAAAATCCCCACAAGCACTTTGAAGTCTTGCCTCAGAAATTTGTCCTCAAAGACTTTGGTTGCAGAGGAGGAACGGAAAGTATGATCCATCGAGAGTCTTCAACGAATGCTCGGAAACCCGGCGCCCAATCTGTTCCTGATCTGAACGAAGCCCACATGCGCGGAGACGTCATCATCCCGTTGCGACGCGTCACCAGCAGACCGAATACTCTGGTACCAGGCGGATATCCGGATGTTGACTACCCGACGGATGAGTCGACCACTTCGTCGGCTCCCGACCAAAGACGACCATCTGGGAAGGGGACCGCGTTCCTTGCAAATACCAGGATAGTCAACTCGCAATCCGTCAATTATTCCAGGGAGAAAAACCACAATCCCGCAATCTTTGACGGCTCGGCGGAGTCCAAAGCCTTGGCAAAATCTTTCAAGTCTCCGGTTTTACAAAAGAGGAGGACGCACAATGGCCACCAAGGCCTCCCCGCGCGCTCGGCGTCCAACAACTCGTCCTCCAACTCGGACTCTGACTGCGGCGTGAATCCAAAGAGCTCCAAATCTCACTTTGTGCTGAAGCTGGGCGCCCTGAAACCCACCAGGGGCAGTTTTTGGACCAGCGTTCCGATCGCGTCGCCGGACGCCGAGATCTTTTCCGAATCGGAACTGACGACCCGTGGCCTTCAGAATAAAAAGTCCAGACTGAAAACTCAGAGGAGCGCGTCCATTTCcaacatgtcaagtcaagaggAGCAGCGAGTCCACTTTGCGGACGGCCCCGCCGGCATGTCGGCTTCCGCGGCGTCTCTCGAGGATCTTCTCCGGCGGGCCAAAGGTCGAACGAGAGACGGGGAAACGGTAAAGAGCCGGAAGCTTCCTGGGTCTCCTTTGACGTCCTCGTCGCCATCGCGCTCCGCGAGTGACGTCGACAGAGATGGCGaatgggaggaggaggtgcGGCTGCAGAGGCCTCGAGTCCTCACGGTGAGTCGAAGATGGAAGGAGCAGCTGGTGGACGGCGACGGCAACGACAGGCTGGACAGGTTGGTTTGAAAATTGAATGAGGGCAGGCTGATGAgttgagttgttttttgtttttgcctaaTTTCAGAGtcgactttgaaaccctaaccctagttggaAACACTAACCCTAGTTTTAACCCCTATTTTGAGACCTTAACCCTTATttcaaaccctactttgaaaccctaaccctgatttgaaaccctaaccttaatTTCAAACCCTACATTGACAccttaaccctagtttgaaacccaacTTTGAACCCCCAATCCTACTTTCAAACACTATGTCCATACCCCAACCCTAATTTCaacccctactttgaaacccgaaCCCTAGTTGGAAACACTAACCCTAGTTTTAAACCCTATTGTGACACCTTAACCCTTATTTCataccctactttgaaaccctaaccctgatttgaaacccAACTTTGAAACCCAAATCCTACTTTCAAAAATTATGTTCATACCCCAACCCTAATTTCaacccctactttgaaaccccaaccctaGTTGGAAACACTAACCCTCGTTTTAAACCCTATTTTGAGACCTTAACCCTTATttcaaaccctactttgaaaccctaaccctgatttgaaaccctactttaaaaccctaaccttaATTTCAAACCCAACATTGACACCTAAACCCCACTTTGAAACCCCAATCCTACTTTCAAACATTATGTCCATACAACAACCCTAATTTCaacccctactttgaaaccgaAACCTAGTTGGAAACACTAACCCTAGTTTTAAACCCTATTTTGAGACCTTAACCCTTATttcaaaccctactttgaaaccctaaccctgatttgaaaccctaaccctaaattcAAACCCTGCATTGACACCCTagccctagtttgaaaccctactttgaaaccccatTCCTACTTTCAAACCGTATTTTGATACTccaaccctagtttgaaaccctactttgacacccaaccctaatttcaaaccctactttgaaacccaaatcCTGGTTGAAAACACTAACCCTAGTTTTAAACCCTATTGTGACACCTTAACCCTTATTTCAAAGTGtactttaaaaccctaaccctagttggaAACCCTAACTGTAGTTTGaacccctactttgaaaccctaaccctagtttgacaTCCCACTTTGAATCCCTAATCCttttttgaaaccctacttacAAATTATAACCCTAATttcaaaccctactttgaaaccctgtcGTTTCAAACTGTACTTTGAGACCCCAACCATGAGTTTGCAACCCGACTTGGCATCcttaaccctactttgaaatccgCATCGCTTTCCTGTGCGAAGGCCTTCTGCTTTGCTTCCTGTTGAAAAATACGAGCGCGAGAAGCCATTTCCTGATGTGTCTCTGTCATCCTTTCAGTCCAATCCCTTCGAACGGCATCAATGTGGACTGGCCCGGCTGGTGCTTCGACGACGACAACGATGACGAGCTGCAGGAGGATTCGGCGCATCGAAGGACCCCAGGAGTCCTGGAGGACATCAATCAGTCTTtgatcttgtggcatctttccGAGCAGGAAGACAATTTCTGCAGCCAGGTGTGAAACTTGACCGCTCCGTGACAAATAGTCATGACGACATGTCTGACATCGAGAGCGccatctttgcttttttttttttttggccacctTTGCATTTTGGGGCAGAATCACACAGTTGTCTGTCTTGGGTATGAATTCGTGTAACTTATTTATGGAGGTAATATAAATCGCGCTTTTGCTGTTATttgtgtaaatatatttttaaaacggaTGTACTGCAGTATTTTTGTACTAGTACTCATTTCCAAAAcagtctgaattttttttttgtttgttttattgtgtaATAAAAGAAGACGCGCACAGTCAAGGTGAAAAGCAACAATTCTTGCCCTTCTCCTGAATTGCAAATGTTGCTGgacaacgccttactatacatggtgggtttttcgggctagaaacgccttactatactatgtcatttttttgggcctaaaaatgccttactatactatgtcgtttttatcggcccaaaaacgccttactataaatggtcgttttttcgggctagaaacgccttactatactatgtcatttttttgggcctaaaaatgccttactatactgtcgtttttatcggcccaaaaacgccttactataaatggtcgttttttcgggctagaaacgccttactatactgtcatttttttgggcctaaaaatgccttactatactgtcgtttttttcaggccaaaaacggcttactatacatggtcgtttttttcggcctgaaaacgccttactatactatgtcgtttttttcagcttaaaaacggcgtactatactatgtcgtttttttcgggctagaaacgccttactatactatgtcgtttttttcgggctaaaaacgccttactatactatgtcgtttttttcgggctaaaaacgccttactattgtatgtcgtttttttcgggccaaaaacgccttactatactatgtcgtttttttcgagctagaaacgccttactatatatgtcgtttttttc from the Hippocampus zosterae strain Florida chromosome 5, ASM2543408v3, whole genome shotgun sequence genome contains:
- the plekhg6 gene encoding uncharacterized protein plekhg6, which encodes MRTRQKVVSNFSTVTKGASSAAKPRAALKQVFLNQGVSDRNLTAEERSQLDVLKQELETFAVPISLKWRWREESHGSMLERNWTEIVNSHSIMTRMQRHQQEAMWEFVLTELNYINRLIVIKDLVIAALVNLHLRGFLQEVTPERLFSNLPAILSAHQLFWQEVIYPMLQEVRMTGKPFNPMGLNAGCLQFRERFSPYCHYCAEEENSFEFARLQMESNPQFLTYVQWVETHPQCARMRLGDMQAKPHQRITKYALLLKAVLKTTQEPPVQRSLRGMLSSVNTFLESINDYLRLKDEEAALSLSAQRLEGYEMEGISEEIDKHVREICQFDLTCPIVGVGHGIVRKLLLEENLKVRGRKDSKLEVVALLFTDVLLVTKVQKKTERLKVVRPPLALDRTYCIALKDNCSFLLVEVGELWCPVNVYIFTAGTSESCSSWVSAIHQAKVILRTMRREGDSRQSSVKKTTSAAVDETYALISEEEGFSDLGPRKREVSQLVNGAHASKHASENPHKHFEVLPQKFVLKDFGCRGGTESMIHRESSTNARKPGAQSVPDLNEAHMRGDVIIPLRRVTSRPNTLVPGGYPDVDYPTDESTTSSAPDQRRPSGKGTAFLANTRIVNSQSVNYSREKNHNPAIFDGSAESKALAKSFKSPVLQKRRTHNGHQGLPARSASNNSSSNSDSDCGVNPKSSKSHFVLKLGALKPTRGSFWTSVPIASPDAEIFSESELTTRGLQNKKSRLKTQRSASISNMSSQEEQRVHFADGPAGMSASAASLEDLLRRAKGRTRDGETVKSRKLPGSPLTSSSPSRSASDVDRDGEWEEEVRLQRPRVLTVSRRWKEQLVDGDGNDRLDSPIPSNGINVDWPGWCFDDDNDDELQEDSAHRRTPGVLEDINQSLILWHLSEQEDNFCSQV